A stretch of DNA from Leopardus geoffroyi isolate Oge1 chromosome B3, O.geoffroyi_Oge1_pat1.0, whole genome shotgun sequence:
CTGGGAGGAGCAGGCTGCTGGGAAAGATGActggtatgtgccaggcaccattctaggtgCTGGGCAGGAGGCTGGATATGCATCAGTGCAtgctctgccctcaaggagcatGTAGTCTAGTGGTCTAGTATGGGAGGGGTGATATCTACCTATCCACCTATGTAcctacctatttatttatctagatCTAGATTTAGAAATCTATTAAAGTGACAATTGCCATGGgaggtttaaaatgttttaggagTTCTCAGAAAGGAAAGGTTGCTTTTGTCTAGGATAAATAGGGAAAGCATCATGGAGAAGTTAACAGTTTGGCTGAGTCTTGAGGTCTGGGTAAAATTTGGGTAGGGGGACAGAGAAAAGCTTCCCACTGAAggcatctctctttctccctagaCCTGCCCACCTCACCAGGCCCTCTGGTTCTGTTGGTGACTGTTGTGACCTCTACACTGAGCCTCCTTATGGTGTGTGGGATTCTTATTCTGGGTAAGCAACATCCAACAGGTATGGCTGCCCACCTTGTCACTGAGCTGCGCGGGGTCACAGGGACAGACGAGGATGATTTCAAAACCcttgcttctggggcacctgggtggctcagttagttaaatgtccgactttggctcaggtcatgatctcactgtttatgagttcaatccctgcggtggtctctctgctgtcagcatggaaccctgcttcagatcctctatgctccctctctttctgcccctcctccactagcaCTCATGTGCCcactttctcaaaacaaaacaaaacaaaacaaaacaaaaaccctgcttCCAGCAGAGCAGTGGTGGACTCCTCTAGGGTTCTAAGAGTAGAAGCAGCTGTGGAGGCCCAGGGAAAACATTTGCCTTAATGGACGTCTGGAGGGATGTCCTGGGCAGAAGGGTAGCAAACAGTGTGGGTATCTTCTTGCCATCTTCTTCAGTGAACCATAAGAAGTGGCAGGGCCTGTGGTAGATGAGGCTGCACGACCCTGAGCTCAAGCTGAGCTACCTTCAAACCTCCACTACCAGGACACCACAACCTCTACTACTGCCAGGTGGGGTTTGGCCCCGcccagccctggcctctgcccccagGACTTACAGAGGTTTCCCCAGCCAATGTCACTCTGCTCAGGTGagttctccccctccttctgagAACCTATGCACTCTgaatccctccctcctccaccccgtTCCCTGCTGTGGTGAATTATGGTTCCCAGAGAGAATCTGGCCTCAACCCCTCtgtggaggagacagaggccagAGAATTTCTAAAAGGCACAGTGACCTGTATAGGTCAGTTGTCATCCCCAGTCCTGGGATGGTAGGGACCCCATGATTTCTTTGGAGCAAGTATCTGCAAGGACATAAGGAAAACCTCATCACAGACTCCCACCCTCACCCTAAGTCCATAcctgctctctcttctcccctaaCTCTGTGCTAGTCAGCATTGCCTCTGCAGGGCTTGTACTTGGGGAGATGCCATGATGCAGAAAAGCCTCAGAGTTCTCagatagggccacctgggtgtaTAGGGAGTGACAAGGGAGGTAAAGGAGGCACTAGACCCTCCAGGACCCTTCCCCAGGCCCAGCCACCCTCTCCCTTCCAACCTGTCTTCCTGCAGAGCACTGGGCCATGGCGCCTTGGGAGAAGTCTATTGAAGGACTGGTAATTGGCCTTCCTGGGGACCCCAACCCCCTGCAGGTGGCTGTCAAGGTGAGAGGGGTGGAACTCCTGGCTCAGGGTAGAGCAGGGCTCCATGGGGGGAGGAACAGTTGCTAGAGCTAGGATCAACTGGCCTCCTGAAATGTCTGGGGGAGCTCAGGAGCCCTTTTCCTCCCCAGACCCTGCCAGAACTCTGCTGTAGTCAGGATGAGCTGGATTTCTCACTGCATCAGGTGCACCTGggcccaggggcaggggtggaagGTGGGCACTGAACTGCCTGCCGGGACAGCTTCTCTTCACCCTGGAGCTGAGAAGTAGCAGTTCTAAGGATACAGAGCCTGTCTCCACTTTtgtggagcctagagcctggtttCCTTCCCTGTCAGTGACTGGGGTATGTGCACCTCCCACACAGCACATTCAGCCATCAGAACATTGTGCGCTgcgtggggctcagactctggACTGCCCCTCGCCTAATTCTGCTGGAGTTGAGGTCTGGAGGGGACATGAACAGTTTCCTGAGGAACAACCGGCCACACTTGGTAAGACCCTTCTCCCAGCCCTCTTGGCCCATCTAAAGACCCTGTCCATGTGTCCCAAAACAAGCATGGACTAACACACCCTCTGCCCTACCCAAGGCCACCCATCACCTCTGGCCATGTGGGACCTGCTCCAGCTGGGTCAGGACATAACCCAGGGCTGCCACTACCTGAAGGAAAATCCACAGGTTGGGAGTGATCCTGGCTCAGAGCGGGTGGGGGAGCAGCCCAATCTCTAATCCCCAAGGAATAGCTTTTCCACATAACTTTTATAGAAATAGTTCAGGGTCAGAGCTTCTGAGTtctggcagtgatttttttttttttttttttttttgcctgcagGGACATTGCTGCCAGGAACTGCCTGCTGGGCTGCACTGGACTCAGCCCAGTGGTTGGTACTGGGGACTTCAGGATGGCAAAATATGATATTACAGGTGTGGGGTCTAGGGACGCGGGGAAGGCTGCTGCTGCTCCAAGATATTTACCAGCACTCTGGTGGCATTTGAGCAGCATctcactcccctcctccctcctgtagAACCAGTTattaggggtgggggtgggggggtaggctCTGCTGCCAGTCAAGTAGATGCCTGAAGAGGCCTTTCTGGAGGGCATTCATTTTCATATCCAAGACAGACTCCTGGTGATAACatgcctgcccccttccctggccTTGGGCCACCTTacatgagggaaagggaaggCTGTGTCTAATGGGCTTCATTGAGCTTCCCCCACTCATGATGCAGGTCTTTCAGGGTCCTGTTCTGGAAAATCTTATTAGGCTACATGACCTACCCTGGGTGCACCAACCAGGACATACTGTACTTTGTCACTGGAGGGGGACAGACGGGCCCTCCCAGGGGCTGCCCAGGGCCTGTGTGAGTATGGAGTGTTGTCCAGGGATGGAGGTCCTTCACAGCCATGGGTGGGCACAAAATCCTACCTTTCTCCCAGGCACTGTACCATGACACGGTGTTGGCGGCACCAACCTCAGCTGTGCCCCTGTTTTGCCAGCATCTTGGAGCATCTTCAGTACTGCATTCAGGTGTGCCCCCTCACCTGCCTTGACCATCTTGATCTCGAGGGTCAGGAAGGAAGCCATAAAACAAAGCTGCTCCCCTGCCCTTCTATTACAGGACCCGGATGTACTGAATTTATTCCTGCCAATGGAGCTACTGCCCACTCTGGATGAGGAAAAGGCTTCTGGGTTGGGGAGCAGGTCTTTGGAGGGCCTAAGATTCCCCACGGGCCCAGGAACTGAATCTGGAGAGCTTAAAGAGCTGGATAGGGAGCCTCCTTGGCCCCTGACTGCCCTCAAGTCCCAAGACCCCAAATCCAGGGACCTCCAACCTCGGAACCTTTGGAATCCCCCCTATGGCTCTTGGGCCCCAAGGGGCCCTGAAGGTGAGGACTCAGGCAGTGCCCATAGCAATGGTTCCTCCCTGCACTCTTCCTCAGGCTTCTAGGTAGCTTGTTATTCCAGTAGCCTCTGTCCCCTGCAGTCTGTACTGCGTGTCTGGGCCTGTCTCAGAGCTGGCCAGGCACCAGTGGACTCCCCATCCTGGAAACCAGCCCAGGCTTTCTGGAGAAGAGCTTGGACACTCCCAGCCTTTGATCTTTGGGACCAGAGGTTGAAATCGCCTCcctcaggaagccttctctggattacccttccctcccccacccataaGTGTCTTTCATCTGGGCAGCCCTCAACCCTACAAATGCCTCTAATAAGGAGCTCTTCTCATACCCTCCAGTGATCTGCCTAGACATGAAGGATGCTAGGGAAGTAAGAAAGGgaccagaggagggaggggatgagGCCTGAGTCACCAAAGCTGGTGTCTTTGAGTTTTATTGGCAAAGGCTGTCCATTGTAGTGTGGGAGGTTAGACCAATAGATCTAGTGTCTGCGAAATAAAATTCATTATCTGGCCTCGCTAGAGAGATATGCAGCCCCCTCAAGAGAGCTGGGCTGAGGAAGGAGGCCATTGTCCCAGCCAGCCTCCCTACCCCCCCTCCCTGGGTTAATTAGTGCCATCGGTTCTGGGAACTCTGGGGCTTGTATGGGAGACAGCCCCCTGCTCGTGCAGTGCGTCCCATGGTGGTTGGCACTTGGCCTTCAGAACCGTGTGAACCTCCCGGCACCGCAGGGTTTCAGTCTCTGGCTGCATGCATGGTGTGGACGTGGCCGCAGGTCCATCTGTCAGAACCAGGGCCCAGCCTCATCTCTCAGCCAGGCTGGCCAGGATGCTAATGAGATTGTCCAGCCCCAGCAAATAGCCGTCCTCGCGGTTGCCCTCCTCCCAGGGCCGCCGGTGGTCCAGGGTCTGGCCGTCGGGGAGGGGCGTGGTCTTGCCGAAGTCAATGAGCCACACACCGGCGCGATGGCAGTGATCGTGCACGAAGAGCAGCGAACTGCCGATCACCTGTCGAGCCCCACATGGTCAGGCCACGGCCCTTTCCTGGAGAAGCCCCCCATCCAAATCCTGCTGTAGCCCTCACAGACCACAGCTCCCGCACCTGAGCCTACCCCTCTTACCTCGTGCCTCCTAAAGAACTCAGAGACCTCCAGGGTGTCCCGGATCTGCTGCAGGCGGTTCAGATACCTCCTCTGGAGAGAACAGGGTAGGAGAGGAAGGCAAATTAATTAAACACTAATTGAGCCTCTGCTAATATTAGGGGCCACGAAGCATACTTGGCTTGGCAAATACCGTGGTGAGGAAGACACAGGCCCCCAGGTGGGATAAAAGCTACgatgtgggggggtggggagcgggtcACGGCAAGGGAGCTAAACCGGATGACCTAGGGGCATCCCTCGTTTTCAGGTTTCCCCAACACCCCAGGGTTCTAGGATCCGGCGCTCACCAGCACTTCCGCATCCCCTTGCACAAACTCCTCGAAGACATGAATCACCTGCTCCCGGCTTCGTGTCGTCTTGAAGTCGGTGCTGCAGGAGCCATCAGCTTTCTGAAGGAGATGGGACAGGAAGGCTCAGGGTCCCCGTGTCTCTCCTCAGCTCAAGGGGAGAGGATCAGACTAGAGCAGCAATACCTCCCAGGACGTTAGTTGCAGGGACGGCAGAAAGGCCGCCAGAGGGTGCCTCGTGGTGGGGGTCAACAACAGGGCAGATACCGCACGGCGGGGTTAGGGCTGAGGGAGGGACAGGGTTCTGCAAAGCGAAGCGGGACTGGCCCACCTTGATGCCTTCGATGCGGAAGCCCAGTGTGGTGCTGGAACTGATGCCTTCTCGCCACTGCATGTAGCGTGGCTTGGTGACCGCGCGCTGCGCGTGCTCCTCCTCGGTAGGAGCCGCCGGGTCTACCGCCAGCATCTTCTTGTACATGTCCTTCCGCAGCTTAGGCCGCTCGCGGGCTTTGGTCAGCTCCTCTTCCAGGTAAGTCCTGCGGAGGCGCGGGCAGCGGCGGGGCATAAGAGGGCGCACACCTGGACCCGGTCCAGCGCGGCTTTGGGCACCCGGTAGAGCGCTCATCCCCTCCCTGTGTGCGCGCCCAGCCAGGCATGACACGTGTACCTGACGCCCATCTTGCAGTCAAGTACGCAGGGCCCATCGAAGCCGTCGAGCAGGTCCTGTAACTGCAAGTAGCTCTCGCCGTCGCGCTCCACCACGCCGTGGAAGGCGGGCACGCAGCCGCGCAGCGCGTCCGCCATGAGCCGCGCCAGGCAGTAGCGCTCCGGCTCTGAGCTGCGCTTCAGGATCAGCCCGCTGGTGCCAGCCGCCTTGAAACTCCCTGCAGACTGGCACCAGTTAGCGCTGCCTGGTTCCTTCCTACTCCAGACACCCACCCACCTCACCGGCGCCTGCCCTGTGCTCACCCGTGTGCCCAGCCAGCTGCACCCAGGCATAGCGCCTCTTGAAAGGGCTCATGACGGGCAGATTCACCATGGTCCGGATCTTCTGCCAGTGGCTTTTCTGAAAGCGACACGGTCCAGCGTGCACGTTGGCGTCTCAGCAGTGCTTAAGCCCTCCCTCCTTTGGAATAGGGTCTCCTGCCCCAACCCACCGCAAGTAGCTAGGGCCCCACggttcactcactcactcagtcactcactcagtcactcagtcagtcagtcagtcagtcactcACTCAAGGAAAGTTTATTGTGAGCCTATGTGGAGGACACTGAGATGGGCACAGGGTGATGGCAGATATCCAGCTTATGGACTGTGCTGAAAACAGCCTTGAATTTAATGCCAAAGGGCTCAGGTTTGCACCCCACTCCTGCTGCTCTGAGCTGTGTGGGCAGGTTACTAAAGTGCTCTGTCAAGGATTTAGAACTTTCATGAGCTTGAACATCACCTGATGGTCACCCCGGTTAAGAAACGCAGACGCTCAGGTCTGCCCCAGGGGGAAATTCTAAGTAGGTCTGGGTGGAGccaaaaatttgcatttctaacattgCCTCAGGAGATTCTGGGGGCTGAGAAACAGGCCTCTGagtgtcagtttcttcatctgtaaaatggggaaataatcACTCTCCCTGGGTAGTTATGAGTAGTAAATGAGGCTTGAGTGTGACAGGCTCCATCCTCCCCAGCCCCATTCCTTGGCATGAAGCAGAAACTGGACAAATTTGGATTCTTGTTTCGTTCACTTTGGACCATTAGTTACTCTCATTTAGGGAGACAAACATGGAAACAAACTTTTGCAAAGGCCCAGGACAGAGAGGCTAGCCTGGCAGGGCCTGGGAAAAGAATGGCTTAGGGCTCTCTGAGACCCTCTTGCTATTCCTGATGCCTTTTCACTCCTCACCAGTTGGCAAGGCTCGGGGCATCCTTGGTCTTGATCTAGACCCAGAAACCTGAGCCTTGAAAATGGGATGCAGAACTGAGAGCCTATCATTTTAGATGAAACCGGGAAGGAAATGTAGATTTTGGTGTGCTTCTTGCCTCATGACCATGGCTTCTGGCCTCCACCCAATTCAGAGAGCAGCTCATACTCTGGACCTTTCCTTTTCCCACCCAAAACTCATCAGCCCTGTGTCCACCCTCTAAAGTACACAGGTTTGCTCATCCAAACTGTGTGTCTGCTGCCTCCTCGTAGGGGTACTTGCGTCAGAGGAGTTGCATATGTGTTGCAGGAGTTATAGGGCTGGAACACAGAAATACAGCCTCCCTGATCAGAGAGAGTtccaagagggagagggagaacttGGCCTAAACAGGGGAAGTCTGCTGCTTTCCCATGGGGAGGAGATAGGGGTTAGTGACAGGGCACTGGAATCATGCGTTCTGTCACTTTTTAGCTGAGTGAACCAAAGTGAGGATTTCATCTGTGTGAGCCTGTTTCCTCTGGGAGGATAGAGCTGCTGCCATAACACGAGCCACCATTTACTGACCGCCTACTGCCTGCCAGGCGCTTCTCATCTTCCATCAGAAAGCACTGCTCCTACTTTCCTACTGAAGTCCCTACATGGCACACTAGGGTGTGATCACGTGTCCAACCCCCAGGGATCTGGGGGTGTAGCCAGAAGCAGCCCACTAGAAACATGACATCTCTttcaaaactccttttttttactctttaaatacATGCAAGGTTTGCATTCTGCTGCATAATAAATCcaagttttattataaaactctCCCACCTCCAAATCTTCAAGTAAAATTCCAGGAAGATGTATGCGCCATGTGTATTCAGTGGCACCGTCCTATacccccttctcccactcatgatTTTCAAATCACTCACATGCAAAGCAAGAGCATGGGGTGGTAgcattattgccattttacagaaggaaatcaaggctcagaggagttaacatcccctcactccctgcctccagcctcctggcTTCTGGCTGAAGTTCTCTACCAGCCCAACCTCCTCCCCCATGTCCCAATTACCCCATCAGTTTCCAAAATCCATTCTACCACCCCAATTCCCTTTGGGGGTCAAATGGGACTCTGCATGAGAAAGAGCTTTGTGTAAGATGAAGCAATCTGCGGCCACAAGGTGGGCTGTCTGCTCTCTGGGGAAACACTGAGATCTGCCTGCAAACTCCTCTCTGTTGGCtggacatctctgtcttcatCCAAAGGAATGGGTTTAATGGGATGGTTTCAGGCAGCTTTAGGGGCCTACTGACAGAAGCTTGGGGACAGTGGGGCCAGAATGGACTTGGAGGGTATATCTAGATCTGTAGCCACCCCAGGGGAagagggagccagccctgggttaGGTGAGATGGGAGAACCACACCATCCCTTCTTCTGGGATTTTGTGGGAGCAGTGGGTGGGGATGGAAGGTGGGAGGTGGGCCCAGTAGAAGAAGATTTAGTGCCTGCAGTCCTGGGCTACTGTCACTTGATTGATGCATGATAACACAGCACTGATTTGCTTCCAAGCTGAGGTAAAATGGGGTCATCACCTATTCTCCTCCAATTTTGTGAGGATCATATCAGCCAAGAGTAGCAGCAACTAAGGCTGGTTCCAGCCATGCAGGTTACAAGGGGGTTTCATCTGAACCCTCCCAGCCACTTCCTGAGGTTGGTAGGACAGAATTTAGCTCCCCTGCCAGTGAGGGATATGGTCAAACATGGAAGGAGTCTATGCAAGTATCAATGAactcaccaccatccatcttaGGGAGCTGCCTCCTCCAGGGAACATAATGCAGATAAAAATGCATGTATTCAAAAAGGCTCCTGAAGAGTCATTCTTTAGTGGGTGGGCGGGAATTTTGGCACATGAACAACAGCAAGGAAGATATTTTTGAGCAGGTAAGGCTTTTATTATATGGATATCAAAAAGCAGATTTGTTATTTCTAGCTGGAAGCAGGGCCAAAGCCCCAACCTTGGGCCCAGCCTACCCTCCATAGAAGTCTGGGAAACCAACTCACACCCATAGGCTGCCTGGGCATCTTGGGGCAAAAAAAACCAGGAGAGCTGATTATGTGAAAGAGTCTTTGAGGAAGTCACAGGGGCACCTTCTGATCCTCACCCCTGGGGCTAGACAGGGACCATCTCTCTCTGGGAAGGGTTTGGCTGGACATTGGCCTCACACCCTCCTTTGTCCAAGCTCCATTTGGAAGCCCTGAGGACTCCTGCTTCTTACAGCACACCAGATACTCATCCCCATTCTTCCTGACTCTGGCTCTGGCTGCCTACCTCCAGCCATTCAGTCTGGGGCTGAAGCACTCTGCCAGCCCAACCCCCTCCTCATGTTCCCATTGCCCTATCAAACCAGCACtccctgtggtggtggtggtggtggtggtggtggtggtggtggtggtgggagcaatcagtttaaatttataaaatgatttgcACTAAGGTATAAGTGACCCACGATTTCACCCTCCCAGgggcatttgctttttaaaaaggaagtctGTTAACCTAAATTCTGCTCTATAATTAGTGAAAAGTGAAGTGTGGGAGTTCTGGGTCCAGGACAGGATGGCATCAAGGTCTCTTTACCCATCCTAGAGCACTGAAAGAGGAGAACCAAATGAACAGGAGCCAGATACCCTCCCTACAGCAACACCCCAAAACTGTTTTAAGAGGCAGGCAAGGCCTAAGAGGACAGTCATGCTGGCTGCTCTTGGGGATAGGCCCCCAACTCCTCTCCTGATCTGTCTGGGTTTCTCTGCCCGTGACTTTTCCCTCTTCCAGAAGAAAGGCCCCAGGAAGGAGGCAGGCTGCCCAGTCCCAGGATAGTACCCTGCCGGGagcccagctccaggctctgggcaggcTGTGTGGTGCTCCTAGGAGCTGGGGAAAGATGTGTCAGGCAGAGGCAAAGTGGAGACTTTCAGGGCCGCCTCTTGCTTCCAGCTATACCATTATCTACCCATGCCCTAGTGTCAGGGCCTGGCAAGCTGGGAGCTCCCGAGCTCTGCTGCAGGACCCTTCTCCCGGCGCATCCTTCACCGTCAGCCAACCGATGGCCTCAGCTTCCTGACCGGGGAAGCCCTGAAGGCAGCCTAGGCGGGCACTCTGTGCCGCTCCCCGACCGGCCGTGAGGCAAAGTCCGCGCCTGGCCCTTCCACGCGGGCGCAGGCAGCCTCTGTCAACACCTACTGGCTTATCTGCCGCCGCCGTGGCTGTTTGCCTTCGGGGAGGCCCCGGCGGGCTGGGGGTTGGGAAGGCCTGGGAGACGCAGCCTTGGAGCTGTAAGGGCCCGCAGCGGCCATCTGCTCCAGCTCCTGGCTGCGCCGATAGAAGGCGAAGCTCGGCGAGGGAGAGGCCGGCCGAAGACGCCTAGGGCACAGCTGCAGCTGGTCTTCGGAGTCTTGACCCCAGGCGGGGTGCCTATGTTGCAGGCAGGATTGGGCCCCGGGCCGTCCTCCGACTGTAGGCGGAAGAGGGaaacgggggcggggggtgggggtgggggtgggggggaggcttCCCTCCTGGCGTCCTGGCGTCCTTTCTCCTGATCCCGCCTCTCAGCTGTCAGAGATCTGACCCGGGGAACGGTGCACCCAGAACTACTGCTCCGGATTTCggaggaggtgggaaaggagtCCTCTCACTGCCCCACATTCCACGGCTTTGGAGATTCCTCGATGGCACCCGCATCCCTCTGTGAGCCAGGGTTGTACTAGGAATGATCACGGATCAGGGAGGGGTATCCTTTTCATCCGCGGAGGAGAGAGGGACTCCCCGCACCCTACACCTGACTGCGgcggggtgtgtgcgtgtgtgtgcgtgtgtgcgcgtttGTGTGTACCTGCTCTATGAGACTTTTCCCTCTTGTACCTTACAAACCACGCTGCCTTCTGGAGAATGTACGTCTCAGCGGGTAACTGATTCACAGATCCACTGCAAGTCGTTACAGGGTCTCCTCCGCCTCATCCAGTAGGAACGAGCGGCGAAGCCCGGGTTCAGCAGGCAGAGGCCGCTCCTCAGGGCTCTCCCCACCGCGCCCAGTGTCCGCCGCTCTCACCGCCCTTCTGGGCAGGCTCGGAACCACCAGAGCCTGCGGGACGCCCTTCGCCTCTCCCTCCACTCCAGGGACACTTGCATAACGTGGATCTAGAGCAACTCCTTCGCGTTGACCGCGGGTAGTTATTTAAAGTATTTGGCCTTGGTTAAAACGAGGGGGTCAAGATGGCTATCCCGGGCGCCGCACACCCCTGAGGGGCAGGCATGGGAATGACTTCGCTGCACCCTGGCCGGGGTTATCTGAGGGTCAAACCTGGCACCGGAACAGCCAGGTTACCGGAGTAGGGACTAGCGGGCGGATCCCGCTTTTCAGCCTCAGTTTACCTCCTCCCGGCTTTCCTTAGGAGCAGGAAACCCGGGGAGGGCTGCGTCCCACTCCCTACCGGAGCCCCCAGCCCCaagcccctcccttctctgcgTCCACATCTTGTGCGGGTGCCGGGAGCAGACGGCGGCGGTTCCCGAGCAGAGCCTGGAGCGCCTCTCCACTCCCACTCAGGAGAGGGAAACCGTGGCAACGGCGGGGGGTGGGGCCGCCGCgcgggagagggggtggggagagagggagactcctTCACCCCTCTCTCTTCGAGAGTTCGCGGGGCAAGACCAAGCCCCTCCGATCCCTCAGCCCCACTTCGCAGCCAGCAAGTCACGATCTCCACCTCCGCCCTACCCGGTGCTCGCGACCGGTCTCagactcctcctccctctctttcttagaCGCCCCAGGGCCCGGGCAGCGACCCGCAGGTGGAAGCCGGGTGAAAACTGCCAAGGAGGGAGGTCAGCCCAGCGCGTCCTTGAGAACCCCATGCTGCTGCTAAGCAGGACCCCAGGCGGAGGGAGCTTAGCCCAGAAG
This window harbors:
- the ITPKA gene encoding inositol-trisphosphate 3-kinase A codes for the protein MTLPGGPTSMARPGGAGPCSPGLERAPRRSVGELRLLFEARCAAVAAAAAAGEPRARGAKRRGGQVPNGLPRAPPAPVIPQLTVTAEEPDVPPTSPGPPEPEGGWLPAVGSSHLQQPRRLSTSSLSSTGSSSLPEDSEDDLLSDSESRSRGNVQLEASEDVGQKSHWQKIRTMVNLPVMSPFKRRYAWVQLAGHTGSFKAAGTSGLILKRSSEPERYCLARLMADALRGCVPAFHGVVERDGESYLQLQDLLDGFDGPCVLDCKMGVRTYLEEELTKARERPKLRKDMYKKMLAVDPAAPTEEEHAQRAVTKPRYMQWREGISSSTTLGFRIEGIKKADGSCSTDFKTTRSREQVIHVFEEFVQGDAEVLRRYLNRLQQIRDTLEVSEFFRRHEVIGSSLLFVHDHCHRAGVWLIDFGKTTPLPDGQTLDHRRPWEEGNREDGYLLGLDNLISILASLAER
- the LTK gene encoding LOW QUALITY PROTEIN: leukocyte tyrosine kinase receptor (The sequence of the model RefSeq protein was modified relative to this genomic sequence to represent the inferred CDS: inserted 5 bases in 4 codons; deleted 4 bases in 4 codons; substituted 5 bases at 5 genomic stop codons), with the protein product MGCLSWLLLWIGAMLAIGAWLREASVCICLSLSSVSHLTSCPLSQPRYLTVTFQEPVSAQAPFPSSLPLWLPAPSPQDXNITTPPSGLEPASPLIPPAPALRRTSAYGAAGSKGAKNHPWRAQGVFVSALFSLGRREPLYILVGQRGEDACPRGSRQSQRVCLGETRTAEEHAATEGAEGVPGSRRWAGGGXGATYIFRLRVRELEPLLVAAGGGGRAYLRXARTEAAPEKLESRSATPRSSGGSGAVGRGGGASETDSLWVDGEDGVSFIHPCSERFLRPLAVMESHREVEIXLLLNCSHGHCQWQAELWLAKCMCPGGMELAAGNITCMVQVNLPTSPGPLVLLVTVVTSTLSLLMVCGILILVNHKKWQGLWXMRLHDPELKLSYLQTSTTRTPQPYYCQVGFGPAQPWPLPPGLTEVSPANVTLLRALGHGALGEVYEGLVIGLPGDPNPLQVAVKTLPELCCSQDELDFSLHQXLGYVHLPHSTFSHQNIVRCVGLRLWTAPRLILLELRSGGDMNSFLRNNRPHLGHPSPLAMWDLLQLGQDITQGCHYLKENPQALLPVKXMPEEAFLEGFIFISKTDSWSFRVLFWKILLGYMTYPGCTNQDILYFVTGGGQTGPPRGCPGPVHCTMTRCWRHQPQLCPCFASILEHLQYCIQDPDVLNLFLPMELLPTLDEEKASGLGSRSLEGLRSPRAQELNLESLKSWIGSLLGPXLPSSPKTXKSRDLQPRNLWNPPYGSWAPRGPEGEDSGSAHSNGSSLHSSSGF